The genomic segment TTGCATCATTAGTTCTCCTTTTTTACTCGAGGGTGATTGGTTCCAATAATGCACCACCTCTGCATCTGGAACACAAACTATTCTGTAATCATTTTCAGCTGCTAAAACACACAAATCGGTGTCTTCATAATACAGGAAAAACCTTTCATCAAAGATTTTTCCTGTAGGAAATATGCTTTTATCATTTCTCACTAACAAACATGCTCCTGACAGAAATGGCTCATAAAAAGGCTCTTTTTCCATCCAAAATTTTTCAAATCTTATATCCCAATAATAGCATAATAGTTTAGCATCCAATTCTGATTTAGTAGATAAATCGAGTGCTGTTTGCATCCACCAATTTGCTCCAAGTGCTGGTGGTATTTTATATTGTCTTTCTTCATCAAGATAAAACCTAGGCCCTGCTATTATCGCATTTGAACTAATAGCTCCATTCAACAACTTCTTTAAAAAACCAGGCACTGGCATGGTATCTGGGTTGAGTATTAAATACCATTCAGATTCACTCGATTTACTCGCTTGATTTACGGCTTTCCCAAAACCAACATTTTCATTATTAGAAATGAGCTTTGTGTTCCGAAACTTTGACACCATTTCATCTAAACCCTCCTCCATACTATTATCAACAATAATAATCTCCTTCAGTTCCTCTTCACTTTCTAACAATCTTAAAAGAGAAGGAAGAAACTTAGATGTATAATAATTAACTATAATAACACTTATCTTCATCTTTTCTTTGCTTTGATAAGAAACTCATTTGTCATTAATGATTTTTTGTTCCCTAATTTAAGCTCTACTATTTTTTCGATAAACTGTTGGCCTTTTGGTGAGGGTGGAATTTGCTCATAGCTTATATTTTCTATTTCAAAACCAGCCGATTCTATAGCTTCTTTTATTGACTTCTCAGTAAACCATCTAATATGTGTTACACAACTTAATCCCCAAGGTAGATATTCAAACTTCCCATTGAGTTGATCGGAAACTAAAGTCCAATGTCCTGCATTAGGTATACTCAAAATTAAACAACCATCTGTTCGTATAAAATTGGAAATCCTTTTAAGTTGAAACCAAGGATCATTCAGATGTTCCAAAATATCTCCGCATACAATTGCATCATACTTTTTTTCTGTCTTGAAATCTTCAAGGTATCCATTAAACACATCATTATAATATTTAGATGCTACTTTTGCGGAGGTTTCGCAAGGCTCTATTCCATCAATTTTTATGTTGTCACTTTTACTTAATAGAAACTTCCCCATATTTCCATCAAAACAACCAACATCTAAAATATTCTGGGCATCATTTGGTATGTTCTGAACCAAGTCTGTTCTAACCCTATTATAGAATGATTTAAAAGTAAATACAAAGGAATTTAATAATAGTCCAGCATTTGATTTATAGAAAGAAGAATGATTATTTTTTCTCTTTAAAAAAGACTTACTTGAATATAGAATGCATCTATCGTCAAGCTTGTCTACTTTTTGAATTTTCAAGGCTTGACTTTGATATAACTCTTGTAATTCTTCATAGGTAGTTGTGTTTAAGGGAGCAAACAAGGGTGATGAAACTTGATAAGAAAAATCGCTAAAATTAAACATAGGCCCACATTCATCATATCCTTTATCAATGAGAGTTACCATCCTTTTCATCATTTGCCAATTAATAATCAAAAGAGGGTCCTTAATAGTTATTACGTATTGCGATTCTTTAATTTTATGAAAATTATCCTCACTTAAATCTTCTGGCAACCAATAAAACTGAACATTATTTTGTTCTAACGATTTTCTAAGATAAGATTCACAAAATTGATAAGCATAGTTCAACTCAAAATTGTTTATCGCTAAAAACGTTGCCCTAACTATTGCTATCACCATTTATTTCTTTCTACATTCAACAATTTATTTACCACTTCATAAGAACACTAATGCTATCTTACAGCATAAATAACAGATTTAACCTCTTCAACTCCATTAGGTATATAGGCATCAGAAAACTCATTAACAACTTCCACTTTAGAGAACCCCAATTTCTTTAAAACTTGAAAAAACCAAGATGCATTTGGTCTCCACCAAACAGACATATCGTCTTCCATACTATCGCCTCCAACATAATTCATTATTGCTCTATTTTCGTTTGAGTTCGGCATATATTGGGCTATGACAAGGGTACCAGAACAAAATTCTACAATTGATGCCAATGCTTGTAAAGGATTAATAGTATGCAACAACACATCACCAATAAAAACAAAGTCGAAGGAGGCTTTTCCCAATTTTTCAAATGAAAAATCATAAACATTTACAAAACGTCTTTTTATTGGAATGTTTAATCTTTGCGAACAAAACTCAAATGGCTCTTTGAGCATTAAATTATAAAATAGTTCGTGGTTTAATGCTTTTGGTTCTTCATAGGAGTAACCCTTGGAATACTTAATGCCTTTATTAACAACATCCTTAATATCTTGGCCGGGAAAAACATCTAACTCTAAGAGCGAAGGTAGTTCTGTAGCTGTAACATCTGCACCTCTTTTTGCAAATTCAAATGAAAAAAAACCTGTAGCTGCTCCTACATCTAAAACTGTGAGCCCCTCCATGGAATTGGGGAAATTATAAAAAGGCAATTTATTTCGCAAATCGAAAACACCTGGAGTGAGAAGTCCATTTCCCAAATCGATTGTATGATACCAGTAATAATCTTTTGGTACTTCAATATTGAGTCGTTCACTTAATCTATAAAATTCCTGCTGTCTATTTAATTGTATCATGGAAAATACTTAATTGGTTATCCTTTTATAAAATAAAATCCTCAAGTTTATTCCTTCAAAAATAGTTTTTTTAATTTTCTCAACCTAATTAGAAACTTCTTTCATTTTGTTAACTTAGCCTCACCTAATAAAACACAATTTATGAAATGTAACACTTATCATGAAGTTTATTCAGAATACCAAGAAATTGCCTCACAAACGCTAGAGGGTAAATCCGATTTAGAAATCCTTAGAACAGATTGTTATAATGAATCAGGAATCTCTTCCATTCCAAAAACTATAGTCCCATTTATTTTGCCACATTGTTCATTGCTTCAAATATTTGAGATAGATCCCAATGTTATAAAAGAAGCTAAGAAGAAAGATTACATGAATAATAAAAAGGTTTTCATTAAAGAGCAAAACATTATTACTTTTAATGAAAATGAGAGGAAATATGATGTTATTTTCGATTTTAGCACCATAGATCATATGGAATTTGAGGAGGCTATTATTGTTTTGAAGAAATACAAGTATGCGCTTAAAGAAAAGGGAATCTTATCATTAGTAGTTTGGTTGAACGAGTTTGAACATAAACACATGCCTATTGATAAGCAATACTATTTCAAGAGGGATCTGTTTGACAAGGCCATTAAGAAAAATTTTCATATTAGCAAACAAGAACATTTGTTTAGCGACCACAATTCGGAACTATGGTATTATAAACTTAGTCTCAAGAAAATGACTCTTTGGAAAAAACTTCTATTGTTTCTAAAACTAATGAAAACTTAAACAAAAACTACTGAATTTCATGATATTTTTGAATCACCTCCTCAGGTTTCCCTACCATTATAGGTTTTCCTCCTGATAATAATAAAACACGATCACAATATGCTTGAATGGTATTTAAATCGTGACTCACATGAATAATGGTTTTCCCTTTAATGATTGACTCTTTAAATGAATTCTCAGATTTAGTTTTAAAGCTTTCATCCCCAACCCCTCCAAACTCATCAAGAAATAGGATATCGGCATCTACATTAATGGCAATTGCAAAAGCCAAACGACTCACCATTCCCGAAGAAAAGTATTTTACTTTAGTATCTACAAAACTCTCAAGTTCGGCATATTCTATAATTTGATTAAAGATACTGCCTATTTTTTTAAAAGTTAATCCAAACAAGGAACCATTCAGATAAATATTCTCTCTTACTGTTAACTCCAAATCGAATCCTGTACCAAGCGCTAATCGTTGGAAACTTCCTTGAATATCAATCACTCCTCCTTTATCAGGCTGATAAACAGAAGTCATTACTTTCAGCAATGTAGATTTCCCACTTCCATTGTGTCCAATGACTCCAAAAAACTCTCCCTTCCGAATTTCTAGGTTTATATTTTCCAAAGCCTTGATAACACGGTTCTGATTGGGATTAAATATACCTGTTACTTTAGACCGAATAGAATTTGTATTTCTGTCTTTTATTTTAAAAGTCTTGCCAATATCCTTTAGCTTTATTATTGTTTCACTTGATTTCATATTATAATACCTCAATTACTTTTTTAGAATAATGCTTAAACAAAAAATAACCAATGATAAAAACCAGAAGAGCGTAGGC from the Lentimicrobium sp. L6 genome contains:
- a CDS encoding bifunctional 2-polyprenyl-6-hydroxyphenol methylase/3-demethylubiquinol 3-O-methyltransferase UbiG; the protein is MVIAIVRATFLAINNFELNYAYQFCESYLRKSLEQNNVQFYWLPEDLSEDNFHKIKESQYVITIKDPLLIINWQMMKRMVTLIDKGYDECGPMFNFSDFSYQVSSPLFAPLNTTTYEELQELYQSQALKIQKVDKLDDRCILYSSKSFLKRKNNHSSFYKSNAGLLLNSFVFTFKSFYNRVRTDLVQNIPNDAQNILDVGCFDGNMGKFLLSKSDNIKIDGIEPCETSAKVASKYYNDVFNGYLEDFKTEKKYDAIVCGDILEHLNDPWFQLKRISNFIRTDGCLILSIPNAGHWTLVSDQLNGKFEYLPWGLSCVTHIRWFTEKSIKEAIESAGFEIENISYEQIPPSPKGQQFIEKIVELKLGNKKSLMTNEFLIKAKKR
- a CDS encoding glycosyltransferase family 2 protein, translated to MKISVIIVNYYTSKFLPSLLRLLESEEELKEIIIVDNSMEEGLDEMVSKFRNTKLISNNENVGFGKAVNQASKSSESEWYLILNPDTMPVPGFLKKLLNGAISSNAIIAGPRFYLDEERQYKIPPALGANWWMQTALDLSTKSELDAKLLCYYWDIRFEKFWMEKEPFYEPFLSGACLLVRNDKSIFPTGKIFDERFFLYYEDTDLCVLAAENDYRIVCVPDAEVVHYWNQSPSSKKGELMMQSHQLYWNKYYEQLEYSNLVIEDFPISINDLGEFEAPPSFYFENSSNEKLDFEIGVNRVLIPAIKVKVEEGSFKISSSVWKLLANGYYFSRVKDRFGKTKALWRWKKF
- a CDS encoding bifunctional 2-polyprenyl-6-hydroxyphenol methylase/3-demethylubiquinol 3-O-methyltransferase UbiG — its product is MIQLNRQQEFYRLSERLNIEVPKDYYWYHTIDLGNGLLTPGVFDLRNKLPFYNFPNSMEGLTVLDVGAATGFFSFEFAKRGADVTATELPSLLELDVFPGQDIKDVVNKGIKYSKGYSYEEPKALNHELFYNLMLKEPFEFCSQRLNIPIKRRFVNVYDFSFEKLGKASFDFVFIGDVLLHTINPLQALASIVEFCSGTLVIAQYMPNSNENRAIMNYVGGDSMEDDMSVWWRPNASWFFQVLKKLGFSKVEVVNEFSDAYIPNGVEEVKSVIYAVR
- a CDS encoding ABC transporter ATP-binding protein, whose translation is MKSSETIIKLKDIGKTFKIKDRNTNSIRSKVTGIFNPNQNRVIKALENINLEIRKGEFFGVIGHNGSGKSTLLKVMTSVYQPDKGGVIDIQGSFQRLALGTGFDLELTVRENIYLNGSLFGLTFKKIGSIFNQIIEYAELESFVDTKVKYFSSGMVSRLAFAIAINVDADILFLDEFGGVGDESFKTKSENSFKESIIKGKTIIHVSHDLNTIQAYCDRVLLLSGGKPIMVGKPEEVIQKYHEIQ